In Sutterella faecalis, a genomic segment contains:
- a CDS encoding carbonic anhydrase: MLDVLVRTPAGKVARRGLPIFRGKIADEKWISRWVSLAVPVAEEIRREEPLAETELLARRTEEGAVLLSLENLLSYAWLREKVESGTLSLHALYYDMKAKTMNIWNAEKEDFEPIVPV; the protein is encoded by the coding sequence ATGCTGGACGTTCTTGTGAGAACGCCCGCAGGGAAGGTCGCGCGCCGAGGGCTTCCTATCTTTCGTGGAAAAATTGCCGATGAAAAATGGATCTCCCGCTGGGTATCGCTCGCCGTCCCGGTAGCCGAAGAAATCCGCCGCGAGGAGCCGCTCGCCGAAACGGAACTTCTCGCACGCCGAACGGAAGAGGGCGCTGTGCTCCTCTCGCTTGAAAATCTCCTTTCCTACGCGTGGCTTCGCGAAAAGGTGGAATCGGGAACGCTTTCGCTCCATGCGCTCTACTACGACATGAAGGCGAAGACCATGAACATCTGGAATGCCGAAAAGGAAGACTTCGAGCCGATCGTGCCCGTCTAA